The genome window CGACGTCGCCCGACGGTTCGTCGACGGTCAGCGAGTACTCCTTGGTCGACTCCAGATGCTCCTCGACGGCGACGGCCTTGTCGTAGGCGTTCTCCTCGTCTTCGGTCACGTTCGCGGCGCGCTCGCGGAGGCGGTCGGACGTGCTGTCGGGCAACTGGAGATACCGCTCCGCTACCTCGTCGGGGTAGTCGTCGCCGGAGCGCCGCAGCTGCTCGGACGTGTAGCGCGGCGGTTCGCTGACGACGGTGTAGCTCTCGTTCGCGCGGAGCGACCCGCCGGCGCGCAGCGTCCCCTGGTCGGTGACGAGCGCGTCGTCGGCGGGGCCACCCCGCAGTTCGACCGGTTCGGCCGCCGCCGGCAGCGACTCCAGTCGCGTCCGCGCTGTCACGCGCTGGGTGAGTTCGCGGCGCTCGCCCGGCCCGCTCTCCAGTCGGCCGTCGTACACTCGGGTCTCGGATTCGGACCGCACCCACCCGCCGCCGGTGTAGCGGTCGTACACCGAGGTGCGCCAGTAGCGCGGTTCAGCGCTCTCGACGCTGAACCGCACTTTCGGTGACAGTCTGATGCTCCCTTCGATGTCGACTTGGTCGCTCGACTGGACGAGATTCTGTTCGCTCGTCGGCGCGTTCGTCTCCGGGAGCAGCGGTTGCGTCGCACCGCCCGGAACGACCGACAGCGACGCCGAGGCGACGATCATCGCCGCGATTACGATAGCGAACGTATCCAGTTGCGCGCTGACACCTCCGCGGGCTTCGAGCGTTCCCAGGCCGACCGCGCCGGCGACGCCCACGACGCCGGCGAGCGTCGTCAGGGGGTCCGCGTCGCCCGTGAGTACCAACAGCAGGAGCGTCGCCCCGCCGACCGTCGCCGCGCTCACGTAGCGCCGACGGAGCGCCAGATACCACGTGAAGAACACCGGCGCGGGCGTCGCCGCGAGCGCCCACACGTCCGCCTGCGCCAGCCGCAGCACCGACAGACCGGTGAGCAACGCCACGACGTCTGCGAGCACTCCGTCGAGAGAGAACGCGGCGCGCTGCGCCTCCGGTAAGGAGAAGAAGTACGCCGCGAACCCCGCCAGGAGAAACAGCAGCGTCAACACGAACGCCGTTCGCGGCCGGAACAGCCGCGCGACTCCCGTCGCGGCCAGCACGGTTCCGGCGACGACGAGGAGATACGTCGCACTCTCGCCGACGCCGACGACGTCGGTGATGTGATAGAGCACGCTCGTGAGCGCGAACAGTAACAACGCGACGGCCGCGAGCGCGCCGCCGCGGAAGGTGCGGCGACTCGTGCGACGGCTCACGCAGTCTCACCCGTCGACCGCTGGCCGCCGTCCGAGCGCGCGGTTTCCGGCCGGTCGGTCGACGACTCCCCGTCTGCAGCGGCGCTTCTGTCGGTCGCCCGTCGCCTCTCGGTCAGCGCCTCGAACGACGTCTCCCGGTCGTCGACGAGCACCCGAACCGCGTCGCGCTCGGCGCGGACGACCACGTCGGCGGTCGCCTCCGGCGGTTCCCCTCCGCCGGTTCGCGCCAGCAGTTCGAGCAACCGCCGTCTGTCGCGGGCGGTCGGTTCCGCGTCGATTCGTCCGCCGGGCGCCGAGACCGTGACCGGCACGCCCGCCTCCAACAGCGCGAACGAGAGGCTGGCGACGGCCTCGGCCATCGCGTCGGCGCGCTTTGTCTGCCCGCCCGCCGTGAGCGTCACTGCGCGTCGCTCCTCGTCGGCGCTGTACTCCGTGACGATGAGGTTGCCGCGCTTGGCGCTGGAGCGCCAGTGAACGTCGCGCAGGGCGTCGCCGGGGCGGTACTCGCGGATGGTGTTGAACTCGTCGCGGTCCTCGGTGAGTCCGACGCCGTGGACGCCCGAGAGCTCCGCGCGCGCCCACCCGGGGACCCGCCGAACCGACGGATAGACGAGCACGCGGTCGGTGTCGCGGCAGGTAAACTCCGTCTCGAGCAGCCCGAACACGTCGCGCGCGACGACGGTCACGGGACCGAGCGTGCGCTCGCCTCGTCGCTCGTACGTCACGTCGTAGCCGACGGGGTCGCCGCCGACGGTGGTCTCGGTTCTCGCCGCGCCCGTCCGGCGCGAGAGGCCGTCGCCGACGCGGTCGACGACGTCCGCGCTGTACGGCGTCCCGTCGGTCGCGAGTTCGAGCGTCACCTCGTGGGTCTCGCCGACGAAGCCGTCGTCGGGGACGGCGCGGTGGACGCTCGGCTCGTCGAACGACTGGAGTTGGACGACCGCGGCGACGAGCGCGACGAGCGCGGGGAAGACGACGGCGTTCAGCGAGCGGGAGCCGTACAGTTCGGCGGCGACGACCCCGGCGACGCAGACGCCGACGACGGCCACACCGCGCCGCGTGAGTCTCATTCCACCGAGACGGCCTCTAACGCCGCCTGAACGACACTCGTCCCGGTTTCGCTTCCCGTCTCCGGACGGATGCGGTGGGCCCACACGCTCCGGAGCTCCGTCTGCACGTCGTCGGGAACGACGTACTCGCGGGCGTCGAGCACCGCTCGGGCCTGCGAGGCGCGAACCAGCGCGATGCTGCCGCGCGGACTGACGCCCAGTTCGGCATTGTTCCGCGTGTACGTCGCCAGTTTCGAGACGTACGACCGGACCGGCTCGGACACCTCGACGGCGGCGACCGTCTCTCGCGCCCGCAGCACGTCTTCGGTGGTCGCGACCGGTTCGAGCGTCTCGATGGGGTGCCGGTTCGAAACGCGGCCCAGCAGTTCCGTCTCATCGGCCTCGTCCGGGTAGCCGAGACGGAGCTTCTTCATGAAGCGGTCGATCTCGGCGATCGGTAGTTCGTACGTACGACTGAGTTCGACGTCGTTCTGCGTCGCGATGACGGTGAAGGGGTTCGGCAGCGGGTGCGTCGTGCCGTCGACGGTGACCTGCGACTCCTCCATCGCCTCCAACAGCGCGCTCTGAGTTTTCGGCGGTGCGCGGTTTATCTCGTCGCCGAGGACGACGTTGCCGAACACCGGACCGGGCTGGAACTCGAACTCGCGCGTCTTCTGGTCGAAGACGTTGACGCCCGTCACGTCCGACGGGAGCAGGTCCGGCGTGAACTGAACGCGCGTGAACGAACAGTCGACCGAGCGGGCGATAGACCGCGCGAGCATCGTCTTACCGACCCCCGGCACGTCTTCGAGCAGCAGATGCCCTCTGGCGAGAAGCGTTATGACCATGTGCTCGATGGCGTCGCCGTGGCCGACGATGACGCGCTCGACGTTCTCGGAGATCCGCCCGACGAGGGCCGCTGTCTCCTCGACGGGTAAGGCTGTGCGTTCGCTCGCTCCGTGGGTCGTCGTCTCTGCGTCAGTCATATGATGCGTAGTGAGGACACATTCGGCACTGCTCGGGCGTCGCGTCGGTCCGGGTTAACTGGCCGTGAGGCTGAGGCGCACACGTCTCTCGCTGTTCTATAACGGTCGAATCCACGTAACTTTGCCGGGCGTACGCGTGTGGCGCCGCGACGCCGCGGCCCGTTGTCGTGTGGCTTTTACCGCCCGCGCTCCCCTCTCTCGGTATGACCGCGGTCACGGGACCTCCGGCGAAGATGCGGGCGAACCGCGAGGACCTGACGCCGATGCTGAGCCAGTACTACGACCTCTGCGCGGCGTACGACGAGTTCCTGGTCCTCTTTCAGGTCGGCGACTTCTACGAGACGTTCTGCGAGGCGGCCGAGGAGACCGCCCGCGTGCTCGAACTGACGCTCACCCAGCGGGAGGACTCGACGGGCACCTACCCGATGACGGGCATCCCCATCGACAACGCCGCCTCCTACGTCGAGACGCTCTTGGACGCGGGCTACCGCGTCGCCGTCGCCGACCAGGTCGAAGACGCCTCTGAGGCCTCCGGCCTCGTCGACCGCGCGGTGACGCAGATCGTCACCCCCGGCACCGTCGTCGACGACGAACTGCTCGCGCCGGGGTCGACGAACTACGTCGCCTGCGTCGCCAGCGAGGAACGAGACGACGCCGGCCGCGCCACCGACGACAGCGACCCCGCACACCACGCCGTCGCCGCCGTCGACGTCTCTACGGGCGAGTGCCTCGTCACGAGCGCCGACACGCCCGAACGCGCGCTCGAAGAGCTTCAGCGAGTCGCCCCCGCGGAGGTGGTCGTCGGCCCCGACGCCGCCGTCGACCCCGCAGACCTCGACGGCGACGCGATGCGCACCGAGTTCGACCCCGACGCGTTCGAGCGCGACGCCGCCGGCGAGACGCTCGCAAAGTACGTTCCTCGGCCCGAGGCGGTCGTCGGCAACGACGCCGAACTGCGCGCGGTCGGCGCGCTGCTCGCCTACGCCGAGTACACGCAGGGCGACGAGACGCTGGAGTACGTCTCGCGCATCCGGCGCTACAACCCCCGCGACGGCCTCCGCCTCGACGCGACGGCGCTGCGGAGCCTCGAACTGTTCGAGTCGCAGGGACCATCGGCGGGACCGACGCTGTTCGACACCCTCGACGACACCGCCTGCGCGCTCGGTCGTCGTCGCCTCCGGCAGTGGCTCCGCCGCCCCCTCGTCGACCGCGAGCGCATCGTCGCGCGCCTCGATGCCGTGGACGAGCTCGCGTCTCGCTCCTTCGTCCGCGAGGACCTCCACGACCACCTGCGGGACGTGTACGACGTGGAGCGACTCGTCGCCCGCGTCTCCCGCGGCCGGGCGAACGCGCGCGACCTCCGCTCGCTGAAGGCGACGCTCGACGTGGTGCCCGACGTGAAGGCGGCGCTCGAAGACGCCGAGAGCGACCGCCTCCGTTCGCTCCGCGACTCGCTCGACGAACTCGAAGACGTGCGCGACCTGGTGGGCAGGGCCATCGCGTCGGACCCGCCGATGGAGATTACCGAGGGCGGCGTCATCAGGGAAGGATTCGACGACGAACTCGACGAGTTGCGCGCGACCGAGCGCGAGGGCCGGCAGTGGGTCGCCGACCTCGAAGAGCGGGAGCGAGAGCGAACCGGCATCGACTCGCTGTCGGTCGGCCACAACCAGGTCCACGGCTACTACATCGAGGTGACGAACCCGAACCTCGACCGGGTGCCCGACGACTACACGCGGCGGCAGACCCTCAAGAACTCCGAGCGCTTCTACACGCCCGAACTGAAGCGCCGCGAGGACGAGATTTTCGGCGCGTCAGAGCGCGCCGACGCCCTCGAATACGAACTGTTCAGAGACGTTCGTCGCGACGTCGGCGAAGAGAGCGAGCGCATCCAGTCGGTCGCCGACGCGCTGGCGACTATCGACGTGCTGACCACGCTCGCCTCGGTCGCCGTCGAGAACGACTACGTCCGCCCGGAACTCGGTGCCGAGGGAATCCGCATCGAAGGCGGCAGACACCCGGTCGTCGAGCGCCAGCAGGAGTCGTTCGTCCCCAACCCCACGGACCTCACCGACGAGCGAATCGCGCTCGTCACCGGGCCGAACATGAGCGGCAAATCCACCTACATGCGGCAGGTCGCGCTCGTCGTCGTCCTCGCGCAACTGGGGAGTTTCGTGCCCGCCGACTCCGCTCGCCTGCCGGTCGTCGACCGCGTGTTCACCCGCGTCGGCGCGTCCGACGACATCGCGGGCGGCCAGTCGACGTTCATGCGCGAGATGAGCGAACTGACGACGATTCTGCACCACGCCACGGAGAACTCGCTCGTCCTCCTCGACGAGGTCGGCCGCGGCACGAGCACGACCGACGGCCTCGCCATCGCGCGGGCGACGACCGAGTTCCTCCACGACGAGGTGGGGGCGACGACGCTGTTCGCCACGCACTACCACGAACTCACGGGCGTCGCCGAGGAGCTGTCGGGCGTTCAGAACCTCCACTTCACCGTCGAACGCGGAAACGACAACGACCCCGACGGAGACGAAACCGGAGCGGAGGTGACGTTCCTGCACCGCGTCGCCGAGGGCGCGTCGTCGTCGTCGTACGGCGTCGAGGTCGCGCGGATGGCCGGCGTGCCGAGTTCGGTCGTCGAGCGCTCCGAACGACTCGTCGACGACTCGCAGACCGGCGACGGCGGTGGCGACAGCACCGACTCGGCGACCCAGACCCGCCCCGAGTCGCGCCCGACTCGGGCCGAGAACACGTCGCTCGCGTCGTTCTCGACGAACGGACAGTCCGCTGACGGGACCGACGAAACCCCCATGCTCGCGGAGCGACAATCGACAGACGGCACCGACGACCGCCTCCGCGAGGTGGCCGAAACCCTCCGCGACGTCGACGTGGCGACGACGACGCCGCTGGAGGCGTTGACCCTGCTGAACGACCTCCAACGCACCCTCGACGAGTAGATTCGATGATCTCACGATTAGACAGCGAAACGATAGCGAAGATCGCCGCCGGCGAGGTAGTGACGCGCCCGGCCAGCGTCGTCACCGAACTGGTGGAGAACAGCCTCGACGCGGGCGCGACCCGCGTCGACGTGACCGTCGACGGCGACGGCACCGAACGCATCCGCGTCGCCGACGACGGCGCGGGGATGGGCGAGGACGACGCCGCCCTCGCCGTCGAACGCCACACGACGAGCAAACTCGACGGTCCCGACGACGTCGACGCCGTCGACACGCTCGGATTCCGCGGCGAGGCGCTGCCGAGCATGGCATCGGTGGCGACGCTCGACGTGACGACGAACGACGGCGGCCCGCGGGGGACCCGCGTCGTCGTCGAAGACGGCGAGAAGCGCGTCGACCCGGCGGGACGCGCCGTCGGGACGACCGTCGAAGTCCGGGACCTCTTTCACAACCGCCCGGCGCGTCGGAAGAGCCTCGCCGCCGCGCGAACGGAGTTCGGCCGCATCAGCGACGTGGTGACCCGGTACGCCCTGGCGAACCCCCGCGTCAGATTCTCGCTCACCCACGACGGCCGCGAGACGTTCAAGACGACTGGAACGGGCTACACCGACGCCGTCCTCGGGGCGTACGGCCGCGACGTGGCCGGACAGAGCACCGAGTTCGACCACCGGACGACAGTCGAGTTCGACGGAGACGAGTACTCGCTCGAAGTCGAGGGGCTGCTCGTCTACCCCTCCATCACCCGCGCGCAGCACAGCCACGTCCACACCGCCGTCAACGGCCGAGCGCTGCGCGACGAGGTGGTCCGCAGGGCGGCGGTCCGCGGCTACGGCAACCTGCTCTCGAACGGTCGCTTCCCCGTCGCCGTCGTCGCCGTCTCGCTTCCCCCGGAACTGGTCGACGCGAACGTCCACCCCGCCAAGGAACGGGTCGCCTTCCGCGACGAGTCGGCCGTCGCCGACGCCGTCGAGACGGCGGTAAACGACGCGCTCACGACCGCCGACCTCCGCCGGAGCGCCGCCGTCGCGATGAACCTCGACTCGTCTCTCGCCTCCGTCTCCCACGACTCCGACTTCGACGACGTGAGCGTCATCGGGCAGTTCCGCGAACTGTACCTGCTCTGCGAGGCCGACGACGACCTGCTCGTCGTCGACCAGCACGCCGCCCACGAGCGCGTCAACTACGAGCGTCTCCGAGCGGCGCTCGACGGCGAGGAGGTGGCGTCGGTCGACGTCGACCCCGCCCAGACGCTCTCGCTGTCGCCGCCGGAGGCCGCCGCGGTGGAGGCCCACCGCGAGACGCTGTCGAGACTCGGCTTCGACCTCGACCCCTTCGGCGGGTCGGCGTTCCGACTCACCGCCGTCCCCGCGCCGCTCGGGCGCGTGCTCGACGCCGACGCGCTCCGCGACACGCTCGACACCCTCCGGGCGGGTGCGAAACCCGAGGAACTGCGCGACGAGTTGCTGAAGGACCTCGCCTGTCACCCGTCGCTGAAGGCGGGCGACACGCTCTCCGGCGAGGACGCGACGGCGCTCCTCCGGCGACTCGGCGAGTGCGACCAGCCGTACGCCTGCCCGCACGGCCGCCCGACGGTGCTCTCCATCGAGGAGGAGGCGCTCGTTCGCGGTTTCCAGCGCGGGCAGTCTCGATTGGCGTAGTCGGGCGCTGCCCTCGCTTCGTCTCGCTACCGCGCTACCACGGCTTGCAGTCGATACAGACGAACCCGTCGGTCTCCTCGTCGCGCCAGCGCCGCTGGACCGTCTCGCCGCAGGCGTCGCAGGCCGCGCCCGTCGACGACCATCGGAACGTGGGGATCGCCGGTTTCGCGTCCTCGGCGTCGCCGTCGCTCGGTGACTTGATGTCGCCGTCGCTCGGTTCGCTCCGCTCGGTGTCTTCCTCCGGCGACTCCCCGTCGCCGACGCTGTCCGCCCCCGACTTGCCGAGGAACTCGTCCAGCGAGCGGTCCTCTCCCATGCTCGTTCGTCGTCGTCGGCGACGCTTAAGCGGTTCCGTTGAACGGTTCACGCGGTGCGCTCGGTGTCGGAGACGAGCGACCGGACGAGGATGCCGAGTGCGGCCAGACGGGACGCCGAGTGCGACCGGACGAGGACGCCGAACACGGCCATCGCCGTGAACGGCGCGACGACGGACGCTAACCACCAACACCCATATACCGGCGGTTCCAACGCCCGTGCATGGTTACGATACTCGACTTCCTCACACAACTCGTCGTGAGCGCGTTCCAACTCGTCGGCCTGTTCGTCACCGACGTGCTGCTGTCCGGCGGCGACGTCGTCTCCACCGTTTTCCGCGCGGTTTCGATGGCCGCCGGCGGCGCGATGGTCGTCGGCGCGTCGCTCGTGCTACTCTACCTCGCCGCCGGCGCGGTCGTCCGCGAGTTCGGCGTCAACGTCTCGTCGCCCGGTCGTACGCGCGTCCGGCGAGACTGATCGCGGATTCGAGGTCCGGACCGAGCGGCGACCCGACGACCACGCCGTCGGCGTGCCGAAGCACCTTCTCCATCCGCGTCGTCACCTCGCCGACCGTCCCGGCCATGCAGAACGCGTCGACCATCGCGGGCGTGACGAGGTCGAAGGCTGCTGAAAACTCGCCCGCGCTTATCTTCTCGCCGATTTCGCCGGCCCGCTCGCGGTCGATACCGTGTCGCTCCAGCACCGGCGGGGCCGCCCCCGCGGCGATGAACGCGACCGGCGGCCGGGCGGCCTCGCGCGCCGACTCTCTGCCCTTGGCGACGCTGACCGAGGCGTAGGCCGCGAGGTCGAACTCGCCGCGCTCGTCGGGTCGGTCCGCGAGTCCCTGTTCGACCTGTTCGCGCGCCCACGCGAGGTCGTCGGGGTGGGAGCCGTTGAACAGGAGGCCGTCGGCGTGCTTGGCGGCCATCCGGCACATGTGCGGCCCCTCGCCGCCGACGTACACGGGAATCTCGCCTGGCGGGTCGTAGTTCAACCCGGCGTCGTGCGCCTCGAACGTCCCCTCGTGGTCGACGCGCTCGCCGTTCCAGAGCTTCTGTGCGACTTTGAACGCCTCTAGCACGGGCCGGAGGCCCCGCTCGTCTTCGAGGCCCAGATTTCGCAACGTCGAGGGATCGCCCGGCCCGATGCCGAACGTCGCGCGGCCGTCGCTGGCTTCCGCGAGCGTCGCCACCTTCGAGGCGAGCGTGACGGGGTGCGTCTCGAAGGGGTTGGCGACGCCCGGGCCGAGTCGAACCGAGTCGGTCGCGGCGGCCAACTGCGAGAGGACGGCGAACGCGTCGCGGTTGTTGTAGTGCGCCGAGACGAACACCGAGTCGAAACCGGTCTCCTCGGCGGCGACGCCGAGTTCGACGAGTTCCGAGACCGGATGTTCGGGCGTCAGTTCGATGCCGAGCATCACCGCTCACCTCGTCTCGTCGGTCGGCGGCGGGAGTGGCGGCGCTTGCGGGGTGTCGTCATTCGTGTGCGCCGAGGGTGTGCGCAAATAAAAAGACCGGCGTCCCGTCACGACCTGCCTCTGTCTGCGCGCACTTCGCCGGTTCCGGCCGCCTGCGTTCGCGTCACGTCGTCGCCCACCGTCGCGCGCGAAACGCCGCCACGCGAACGTTTTTGCGGCGCTGGTCGCCACCACGACCATGGCAACACCCACCGAACGCGTCCGGGCGGTCGACCGCTCCAGCATCCGCGTGATGTTCGACCTCGCGGAGGCGACCGACCGCGACCTCGTCCGCCTCGAAGTCGGCGAACCGGACTTCGACACGCCCGAACACGTCGTCGACGCCGCCGCCGAGGCCGCCCGCGCGGGAGAGACGCACTACACCTCGAACGCCGGCCTCCCCGAAGTCCGCGAGGCCATCTCCGGGACGATGGCCGACCGCTTCGACGTGGAGGTCGCCGCCGACGAGGTCGTCGTCACCAACGGCGGGATGGAGGCGCTGCTGCTCGCCGTGCTTTCGACTGTGGGCCCCGGCGAGGAACTGCTCATCCCCTCGCCCAG of Haloprofundus halophilus contains these proteins:
- a CDS encoding transglutaminase TgpA family protein gives rise to the protein MSRRTSRRTFRGGALAAVALLLFALTSVLYHITDVVGVGESATYLLVVAGTVLAATGVARLFRPRTAFVLTLLFLLAGFAAYFFSLPEAQRAAFSLDGVLADVVALLTGLSVLRLAQADVWALAATPAPVFFTWYLALRRRYVSAATVGGATLLLLVLTGDADPLTTLAGVVGVAGAVGLGTLEARGGVSAQLDTFAIVIAAMIVASASLSVVPGGATQPLLPETNAPTSEQNLVQSSDQVDIEGSIRLSPKVRFSVESAEPRYWRTSVYDRYTGGGWVRSESETRVYDGRLESGPGERRELTQRVTARTRLESLPAAAEPVELRGGPADDALVTDQGTLRAGGSLRANESYTVVSEPPRYTSEQLRRSGDDYPDEVAERYLQLPDSTSDRLRERAANVTEDEENAYDKAVAVEEHLESTKEYSLTVDEPSGDVADAFLFEMEAGYCTYYASTMAVMLRSEGIPARMATGYTPGQQVAENEWVVRGLNAHAWVEVYFPEVGWVQFDPTPSDPRQSAENARLESARQGDESNVDTGNSSEGEWTPTPTETPDETTTDTTSTDTSADVDGPQAEQSGANESRPSGAVSGLGENQTAVPTTSESVGAAEEDAGGGLPSSETLGVGLAALVGLAAVARRTGVSTRAYRSVWVRVQGRRRTPERDTERAFERLEYLLSRQYRARRPGETPRRYLRSLSRLGLDERALRVGEVYERARYGPGVSRDEAESAIETVDALVGRSTPILGRFRS
- a CDS encoding DUF58 domain-containing protein is translated as MRLTRRGVAVVGVCVAGVVAAELYGSRSLNAVVFPALVALVAAVVQLQSFDEPSVHRAVPDDGFVGETHEVTLELATDGTPYSADVVDRVGDGLSRRTGAARTETTVGGDPVGYDVTYERRGERTLGPVTVVARDVFGLLETEFTCRDTDRVLVYPSVRRVPGWARAELSGVHGVGLTEDRDEFNTIREYRPGDALRDVHWRSSAKRGNLIVTEYSADEERRAVTLTAGGQTKRADAMAEAVASLSFALLEAGVPVTVSAPGGRIDAEPTARDRRRLLELLARTGGGEPPEATADVVVRAERDAVRVLVDDRETSFEALTERRRATDRSAAADGESSTDRPETARSDGGQRSTGETA
- a CDS encoding AAA family ATPase codes for the protein MTDAETTTHGASERTALPVEETAALVGRISENVERVIVGHGDAIEHMVITLLARGHLLLEDVPGVGKTMLARSIARSVDCSFTRVQFTPDLLPSDVTGVNVFDQKTREFEFQPGPVFGNVVLGDEINRAPPKTQSALLEAMEESQVTVDGTTHPLPNPFTVIATQNDVELSRTYELPIAEIDRFMKKLRLGYPDEADETELLGRVSNRHPIETLEPVATTEDVLRARETVAAVEVSEPVRSYVSKLATYTRNNAELGVSPRGSIALVRASQARAVLDAREYVVPDDVQTELRSVWAHRIRPETGSETGTSVVQAALEAVSVE
- the mutS gene encoding DNA mismatch repair protein MutS; this encodes MTAVTGPPAKMRANREDLTPMLSQYYDLCAAYDEFLVLFQVGDFYETFCEAAEETARVLELTLTQREDSTGTYPMTGIPIDNAASYVETLLDAGYRVAVADQVEDASEASGLVDRAVTQIVTPGTVVDDELLAPGSTNYVACVASEERDDAGRATDDSDPAHHAVAAVDVSTGECLVTSADTPERALEELQRVAPAEVVVGPDAAVDPADLDGDAMRTEFDPDAFERDAAGETLAKYVPRPEAVVGNDAELRAVGALLAYAEYTQGDETLEYVSRIRRYNPRDGLRLDATALRSLELFESQGPSAGPTLFDTLDDTACALGRRRLRQWLRRPLVDRERIVARLDAVDELASRSFVREDLHDHLRDVYDVERLVARVSRGRANARDLRSLKATLDVVPDVKAALEDAESDRLRSLRDSLDELEDVRDLVGRAIASDPPMEITEGGVIREGFDDELDELRATEREGRQWVADLEERERERTGIDSLSVGHNQVHGYYIEVTNPNLDRVPDDYTRRQTLKNSERFYTPELKRREDEIFGASERADALEYELFRDVRRDVGEESERIQSVADALATIDVLTTLASVAVENDYVRPELGAEGIRIEGGRHPVVERQQESFVPNPTDLTDERIALVTGPNMSGKSTYMRQVALVVVLAQLGSFVPADSARLPVVDRVFTRVGASDDIAGGQSTFMREMSELTTILHHATENSLVLLDEVGRGTSTTDGLAIARATTEFLHDEVGATTLFATHYHELTGVAEELSGVQNLHFTVERGNDNDPDGDETGAEVTFLHRVAEGASSSSYGVEVARMAGVPSSVVERSERLVDDSQTGDGGGDSTDSATQTRPESRPTRAENTSLASFSTNGQSADGTDETPMLAERQSTDGTDDRLREVAETLRDVDVATTTPLEALTLLNDLQRTLDE
- the mutL gene encoding DNA mismatch repair endonuclease MutL, producing MISRLDSETIAKIAAGEVVTRPASVVTELVENSLDAGATRVDVTVDGDGTERIRVADDGAGMGEDDAALAVERHTTSKLDGPDDVDAVDTLGFRGEALPSMASVATLDVTTNDGGPRGTRVVVEDGEKRVDPAGRAVGTTVEVRDLFHNRPARRKSLAAARTEFGRISDVVTRYALANPRVRFSLTHDGRETFKTTGTGYTDAVLGAYGRDVAGQSTEFDHRTTVEFDGDEYSLEVEGLLVYPSITRAQHSHVHTAVNGRALRDEVVRRAAVRGYGNLLSNGRFPVAVVAVSLPPELVDANVHPAKERVAFRDESAVADAVETAVNDALTTADLRRSAAVAMNLDSSLASVSHDSDFDDVSVIGQFRELYLLCEADDDLLVVDQHAAHERVNYERLRAALDGEEVASVDVDPAQTLSLSPPEAAAVEAHRETLSRLGFDLDPFGGSAFRLTAVPAPLGRVLDADALRDTLDTLRAGAKPEELRDELLKDLACHPSLKAGDTLSGEDATALLRRLGECDQPYACPHGRPTVLSIEEEALVRGFQRGQSRLA
- a CDS encoding DUF7573 domain-containing protein gives rise to the protein MGEDRSLDEFLGKSGADSVGDGESPEEDTERSEPSDGDIKSPSDGDAEDAKPAIPTFRWSSTGAACDACGETVQRRWRDEETDGFVCIDCKPW
- a CDS encoding 5,10-methylenetetrahydromethanopterin reductase gives rise to the protein MLGIELTPEHPVSELVELGVAAEETGFDSVFVSAHYNNRDAFAVLSQLAAATDSVRLGPGVANPFETHPVTLASKVATLAEASDGRATFGIGPGDPSTLRNLGLEDERGLRPVLEAFKVAQKLWNGERVDHEGTFEAHDAGLNYDPPGEIPVYVGGEGPHMCRMAAKHADGLLFNGSHPDDLAWAREQVEQGLADRPDERGEFDLAAYASVSVAKGRESAREAARPPVAFIAAGAAPPVLERHGIDRERAGEIGEKISAGEFSAAFDLVTPAMVDAFCMAGTVGEVTTRMEKVLRHADGVVVGSPLGPDLESAISLAGRAYDRATRR